A single genomic interval of Cupriavidus necator harbors:
- a CDS encoding cupin domain-containing protein, translating to MTSQFVRRAADVPAYSPANHTGTANQRVIGRETVGARRIEVLLGTISRGHGALPHAHPNLEQASYLLAGEGIGEVAGRARTLRAGDWGFNPMGVFHRFEVVSDEPVQVMVVYAPPYSENPNAAVVASAADDPRSSAQADSLREVPMHEAAQSLPHYHRVRARPVITRDTVGARHLDIRALELEATGGAEAHSVAATEQVLFLQSGSVSGEINDQQFTATSGDWVFVPEGGTFSFAAQGGPCEAILVRAHDAVP from the coding sequence ATGACATCGCAATTCGTACGACGCGCCGCCGATGTGCCCGCCTATTCCCCGGCCAACCATACCGGAACCGCCAACCAGCGCGTGATCGGCAGGGAGACGGTCGGCGCGCGGCGCATCGAAGTGCTGTTGGGCACGATTTCTCGCGGCCATGGCGCCTTGCCCCATGCGCATCCGAACCTGGAGCAGGCGTCCTACCTGCTGGCGGGCGAGGGCATCGGCGAGGTCGCCGGCAGGGCGCGCACCCTGCGTGCGGGCGACTGGGGTTTCAATCCGATGGGCGTATTCCACCGCTTCGAGGTCGTCAGCGACGAGCCGGTGCAGGTCATGGTGGTGTACGCCCCACCGTACAGCGAAAACCCGAACGCGGCCGTGGTGGCCAGCGCAGCGGATGATCCCCGCAGCAGCGCGCAGGCGGACAGCCTGCGCGAGGTGCCGATGCATGAGGCGGCCCAAAGCCTGCCTCACTACCATCGCGTCCGTGCCAGACCCGTGATTACGCGCGACACGGTCGGCGCTCGGCATCTGGATATTCGCGCACTGGAGCTCGAAGCCACGGGCGGTGCCGAAGCGCACTCGGTGGCGGCGACTGAGCAGGTGCTGTTCCTGCAGTCGGGTTCGGTCAGCGGCGAGATCAACGACCAGCAGTTCACCGCGACGTCGGGGGACTGGGTCTTTGTGCCGGAGGGCGGCACTTTCAGCTTTGCGGCGCAAGGTGGCCCGTGCGAGGCCATCCTGGTGCGGGCGCACGACGCGGTGCCCTGA
- a CDS encoding Bug family tripartite tricarboxylate transporter substrate binding protein yields the protein MIHPCMRKVAIGLLLPLAAATAAMAQAADASQYPDKPVRVIVPFPAGSGTDSSARFVAERITAQTGKPVVVDNRPGANGFIAAKAVAGATGDGYTMLVTTNTTHAANASLFKKLPYDPIKDFAPASLIAKSGLVLVVPPDSPVRTLADLTALAKARNGTLTFASGSSSTRIASELYKMLAGVQALHVPYKGVPLALTDLMGHQIDFMISDISPAMTLIQGGKLRAVAVTTAQRNPVLKDVPTMAESGLPGYEMVAWSAAFFPAGTPKPVVDRMSELMRNGLTGPAATDYFARTGGQPAPSTSEELAAFVRSETLKWAKVIKAAGIEPE from the coding sequence ATGATTCATCCATGCATGCGTAAAGTGGCCATCGGGCTGCTGTTGCCGCTGGCCGCGGCCACAGCCGCGATGGCGCAGGCCGCGGACGCCAGCCAATATCCGGACAAGCCAGTCCGCGTCATCGTGCCGTTTCCCGCGGGCAGCGGCACCGACAGCAGTGCGCGCTTTGTCGCCGAGCGGATCACCGCGCAGACGGGCAAGCCCGTGGTGGTGGACAACCGTCCGGGCGCCAACGGCTTCATTGCCGCCAAGGCCGTGGCCGGCGCAACCGGCGACGGCTACACCATGCTGGTGACGACCAACACCACGCATGCTGCCAATGCGTCCTTGTTCAAGAAGCTTCCTTATGACCCGATCAAGGATTTCGCCCCGGCATCGCTGATCGCCAAGAGCGGGCTGGTATTGGTGGTGCCGCCCGACAGTCCGGTACGCACGCTGGCAGACCTGACGGCGCTGGCCAAGGCAAGAAATGGGACGCTGACGTTTGCCAGCGGCAGTTCGTCGACCCGCATCGCCAGCGAACTCTACAAGATGCTGGCCGGCGTGCAGGCGCTGCATGTGCCCTACAAAGGGGTGCCGCTGGCCCTGACCGACCTGATGGGGCACCAGATCGATTTCATGATCTCCGATATTTCTCCGGCCATGACGCTGATCCAGGGCGGCAAGCTGCGCGCGGTCGCGGTGACCACTGCGCAGCGCAATCCGGTACTCAAGGATGTCCCCACGATGGCTGAGAGCGGCCTGCCCGGCTATGAGATGGTGGCATGGTCGGCGGCCTTCTTCCCGGCCGGGACGCCGAAGCCCGTGGTGGACCGCATGAGCGAACTGATGCGGAACGGCCTGACCGGGCCGGCTGCCACCGACTACTTTGCCCGCACCGGAGGTCAGCCTGCGCCATCGACGTCCGAGGAACTGGCCGCCTTTGTCCGCAGCGAGACCCTGAAATGGGCCAAGGTGATCAAGGCAGCGGGAATCGAGCCCGAGTGA
- a CDS encoding MFS transporter, which translates to MKTSPATPVTAPPPTCPATPCANLPRGAVLLFACASGLSVANVYYAQPLLDALMADFSISAGAIGGVVTATQLGCALALLLLVPLGDLVQRRRLMLAQVLALAGALAAVALAPSVTVLLAGMLLTGLLGTAMTQGLVAYAAAAAGPHERGHVVGTAQSGVFIGLLLARVVAGGVSDVAGWRNVYVCAAAAMLVLAWLLWRTLPVVASAGQRMRYASLVASMFLLLRRNRVLQIRGTIALLMFAAFNILWSALILPLSAPPYGLSHTAIGAFGLVGAVGALAAARAGRWADQGFGQRTTLAALVLLVAAWLPLSWLETSLWPLAIGIVLLDLGGQAIHVTNQSMIFRTDAAAHSRLVGAYMLFYAAGSGLGAIATTAVYDAAGWRGVCALGAVVSLLALVFWAATRRFMPAQAPEV; encoded by the coding sequence ATGAAAACCTCCCCCGCTACGCCGGTGACGGCACCGCCTCCGACTTGCCCTGCGACACCGTGTGCGAACCTGCCGCGCGGCGCGGTGCTGCTGTTCGCCTGCGCCAGCGGCCTGAGCGTCGCCAATGTCTATTACGCCCAGCCGCTGCTGGATGCGCTGATGGCGGATTTCTCCATCAGCGCCGGGGCCATCGGCGGCGTGGTCACCGCCACCCAGCTTGGCTGTGCCCTGGCGCTGCTGTTGCTGGTGCCGCTGGGCGACCTGGTGCAACGCCGCCGCCTGATGCTGGCACAGGTGCTTGCCCTGGCCGGCGCGCTGGCTGCCGTGGCGCTGGCGCCGTCCGTTACGGTGCTGCTGGCGGGGATGCTCCTGACCGGCTTGCTCGGCACCGCCATGACCCAGGGATTGGTCGCCTATGCGGCCGCGGCTGCAGGACCGCATGAGCGCGGGCACGTGGTCGGCACCGCGCAGAGCGGTGTCTTTATCGGACTGCTGCTGGCGCGTGTCGTGGCCGGCGGCGTCAGCGACGTGGCCGGGTGGCGCAACGTCTATGTCTGCGCCGCAGCGGCGATGCTGGTGCTTGCATGGCTGCTATGGCGCACGCTGCCAGTGGTGGCCAGCGCCGGCCAGCGCATGCGATACGCCAGCCTGGTCGCATCGATGTTCCTGCTGCTGCGCCGCAACCGGGTCTTGCAGATCCGGGGCACGATCGCGCTGCTGATGTTCGCGGCGTTCAACATCTTGTGGAGCGCGCTGATATTGCCGCTGAGCGCTCCGCCCTATGGGCTCTCGCATACGGCCATCGGCGCCTTCGGGCTGGTTGGCGCGGTGGGCGCCCTGGCGGCTGCGCGTGCGGGGCGCTGGGCGGACCAGGGCTTCGGGCAGCGCACCACGCTCGCGGCACTGGTGCTGCTGGTGGCGGCCTGGCTGCCGCTGTCATGGCTGGAGACCTCGCTGTGGCCGCTGGCCATCGGCATCGTGCTGCTCGACCTGGGCGGCCAGGCCATCCACGTCACCAACCAGAGCATGATCTTCCGCACCGATGCCGCGGCGCACAGCCGGCTGGTCGGCGCGTACATGCTGTTCTACGCGGCGGGCAGCGGGCTGGGCGCGATTGCCACCACGGCGGTCTATGATGCTGCCGGCTGGCGGGGCGTGTGCGCGCTGGGCGCCGTGGTCAGCTTGCTGGCACTGGTGTTCTGGGCCGCTACCCGGCGCTTCATGCCGGCGCAAGCACCTGAGGTGTAG
- a CDS encoding winged helix-turn-helix transcriptional regulator, giving the protein MATRKDPSDETCPVARTLELVGERWSLMIVRDAFDGMRRFSDFQRSLAVARNILSDRLRRLVEAGILTTQPASDGSAYHEYVLTKKGESLFPIVLALRQWGEQHLFARGERRSLMVEKRTGKPVPLMIPRTSDGDVLLPGETEVRKPR; this is encoded by the coding sequence ATGGCCACCCGCAAAGACCCGAGCGATGAAACCTGCCCCGTTGCTCGTACCCTGGAACTGGTCGGCGAGCGCTGGTCGCTGATGATCGTGCGTGATGCCTTCGACGGCATGCGCCGCTTCAGCGACTTCCAGCGCAGCCTGGCGGTCGCGCGCAACATCCTGTCCGACCGCCTGCGCCGGCTGGTGGAAGCCGGCATCCTGACGACGCAGCCGGCTTCCGATGGCAGCGCGTATCACGAGTATGTGCTGACGAAGAAGGGAGAGAGCCTGTTCCCCATCGTATTGGCCTTGCGCCAATGGGGCGAACAACATCTGTTTGCGCGCGGCGAGCGGCGCTCGCTGATGGTGGAGAAGCGGACCGGGAAGCCGGTGCCGCTGATGATACCCCGGACCAGCGACGGTGATGTGCTGTTGCCCGGGGAAACGGAAGTGCGCAAGCCGCGCTAG
- the uraH gene encoding hydroxyisourate hydrolase has product MAGISTHVLDVSLGRPVAGMQVELFDVATQPPRLIARTRTNHDGRTDTPMLPPAQARTGEFELRFWVADYFRTPDVFADIVPVRFTIADAAQHYHVPLLCSPWSFGTYRGS; this is encoded by the coding sequence ATGGCAGGCATCAGCACACATGTGCTCGACGTATCCCTGGGCCGCCCCGTGGCCGGCATGCAGGTGGAACTGTTCGACGTTGCCACCCAGCCCCCGCGGCTGATCGCGCGCACCCGCACCAACCACGACGGCCGCACCGACACGCCGATGCTGCCGCCGGCGCAGGCGCGCACCGGCGAGTTCGAATTGCGCTTCTGGGTAGCGGACTACTTCCGCACCCCCGACGTGTTCGCCGACATCGTGCCGGTGCGCTTTACCATCGCGGACGCCGCGCAGCACTACCATGTGCCGTTGCTGTGCTCGCCGTGGAGCTTCGGGACGTATCGGGGCAGCTGA
- the uraH gene encoding hydroxyisourate hydrolase: MDNHSFDPTRRRFALQSMTLGGGALLAGASWGATPDAAAPNQTAAPVQQGGLSPRLTLHALDTYNGTPAAGMRVEMFRIDNGQRTPLQTVTLAANGRSEPPLLIGDSYRTGTYELVLHADEYFAARKASLPQPSFLSKIPLRLRVTDASQRIHLPVLFGPWSYNYYRGS; encoded by the coding sequence ATGGACAACCATAGCTTCGATCCCACCCGCCGGCGCTTCGCGCTGCAATCGATGACGCTGGGCGGCGGCGCGCTGCTGGCTGGCGCCAGCTGGGGCGCAACGCCCGATGCGGCGGCCCCCAACCAGACCGCTGCACCGGTGCAGCAAGGCGGCCTGAGCCCGCGCCTGACGCTGCACGCGCTGGACACCTATAACGGCACGCCCGCGGCCGGCATGCGCGTGGAGATGTTCCGCATCGACAATGGCCAGCGCACGCCGCTGCAGACCGTCACGCTGGCCGCCAACGGCCGCAGCGAACCGCCGCTGCTGATCGGCGACAGCTACCGCACCGGCACCTATGAGCTGGTCCTGCACGCGGACGAGTACTTTGCCGCGCGCAAGGCCAGCCTGCCGCAACCGTCGTTCCTGTCGAAGATCCCGCTGCGCCTGCGCGTCACCGACGCCAGCCAGCGCATCCACCTGCCCGTGCTGTTCGGGCCGTGGAGCTACAACTACTACCGCGGCAGCTGA
- a CDS encoding MFS transporter, whose amino-acid sequence MSITKQGIPVFAGTADDAEDSVYRKVTWRLLPFLGVLWVLAWLDRVNIGFAKLQMLDALQFSEAVYGLGAGIFFLGYFFFEVPSNMLLQKIGAKKTIMRITICWGVICMLQSFVTTPTQFYILRFLLGAFEAGFYPGVILYLTYWYPSQRRARAFGTFMSASAIAGVLGGPLAGWIMTGMAGVSGMHGWQWLFILEGIPSVLAGIFAWFYMTDKPEQARWLSDDDKRVLQDALKRDNAALGERGHDWRTLFTNPKVWLLIAIYFCLLCANSTLTFWIPTVIKDVGFTTPMAVGWIAAVAYLCGAAGMILNGAHSDRRNEVRWHFSGSALVGGGAMAVLAVLLGAQVLSPVIALLAMTAALVGTMSAIPVFWQLPNRYLAGSAAAVGVALINSVANLAGFGAPYVMGLIKNTTGKLTSGLYLVAVIEVLAAVLVLVGIRKLGKHGKQGA is encoded by the coding sequence ATGTCGATCACGAAACAAGGCATCCCGGTATTCGCCGGCACCGCCGACGACGCCGAGGACAGCGTCTACCGCAAGGTAACCTGGCGCCTGCTGCCCTTCCTTGGGGTGCTGTGGGTACTGGCCTGGCTGGACCGGGTCAACATCGGCTTCGCCAAGCTGCAGATGCTGGACGCGCTGCAGTTCAGCGAGGCCGTGTACGGGCTGGGCGCGGGCATCTTCTTCCTTGGCTACTTCTTCTTCGAGGTGCCGTCGAACATGCTGCTGCAGAAGATCGGCGCCAAGAAGACGATCATGCGCATCACCATCTGCTGGGGCGTGATCTGCATGCTGCAGAGCTTTGTCACCACGCCCACGCAGTTCTATATCCTGCGCTTCCTGCTGGGCGCGTTCGAAGCCGGCTTCTACCCGGGCGTGATCCTGTACCTGACCTACTGGTATCCGTCGCAGCGCCGCGCGCGCGCCTTCGGCACCTTCATGTCCGCGTCGGCCATCGCCGGCGTGCTGGGCGGGCCGCTGGCCGGCTGGATCATGACCGGCATGGCTGGCGTGAGCGGCATGCACGGCTGGCAGTGGCTGTTCATCCTGGAAGGCATCCCGTCAGTGCTGGCCGGCATCTTTGCCTGGTTCTACATGACCGACAAGCCGGAGCAGGCGCGCTGGCTCTCCGACGACGACAAGCGCGTGCTGCAGGACGCCCTCAAGCGCGACAACGCCGCCCTGGGCGAGCGCGGCCACGACTGGCGCACGCTCTTCACCAACCCCAAGGTGTGGCTGCTGATCGCGATCTACTTCTGCCTGCTGTGCGCCAACTCGACGCTGACCTTCTGGATCCCGACCGTCATCAAGGACGTGGGCTTCACCACGCCAATGGCGGTGGGCTGGATCGCGGCCGTGGCCTACCTGTGCGGCGCCGCCGGCATGATCCTCAACGGCGCGCATTCCGACCGCCGCAATGAAGTGCGCTGGCACTTCAGCGGCTCGGCGCTGGTCGGTGGCGGTGCCATGGCGGTGCTGGCCGTGCTGCTGGGCGCGCAGGTGCTGTCGCCGGTGATCGCACTGCTCGCCATGACTGCCGCGCTGGTCGGCACCATGAGCGCCATCCCCGTGTTCTGGCAGCTGCCCAACCGCTACCTGGCGGGCAGCGCCGCCGCGGTGGGCGTGGCCCTGATCAACTCGGTGGCCAACCTGGCCGGCTTTGGCGCGCCTTATGTGATGGGGCTGATCAAGAACACCACCGGCAAGCTCACCTCCGGCCTGTACCTGGTGGCGGTGATCGAGGTGCTGGCCGCGGTGCTGGTGCTGGTCGGCATCCGCAAGCTGGGCAAGCACGGCAAGCAAGGGGCCTGA
- a CDS encoding LysR family transcriptional regulator has product MIRADDPFDTYLLRVLCILIAEQSVSRTAIRLNQSQPAISAALKRLRAIFNDPLLTREKNVMVPTERALQLARNAQAALSALDNLLVSDERFDPATTEQSFVVAMPDYLAPPFFAHVVRAVRRAAPHARLSALPLGATFDYEQALSAGTVDIVIGNWPNPPEHLHLSVLLEDEVVCVVAQDSVHAQPGKFTAQAYLGASHIVPTPYSRDQRGLVDAGLSTMRVHRDNRVSCPYFNLAPSLIPGTDLILTTARHFANYHAQHVPLAVLEPPIEFPFMRFYQLWHPSRHRSAAHVWLRGMLTAASQELRDLRDMRR; this is encoded by the coding sequence ATGATTCGCGCCGACGACCCGTTCGATACCTACCTGCTGCGCGTGCTGTGCATCCTGATCGCCGAGCAGAGCGTGTCGCGCACCGCGATCCGCCTGAACCAGTCGCAGCCGGCCATCAGCGCCGCGCTCAAGCGCCTGCGCGCGATCTTCAACGACCCGCTGCTCACGCGCGAGAAGAACGTGATGGTGCCGACCGAGCGCGCGCTGCAGCTGGCGCGCAATGCCCAGGCCGCGCTCAGCGCGCTGGACAACCTGCTGGTCTCGGACGAGCGCTTCGATCCCGCCACCACCGAGCAGAGCTTCGTGGTGGCCATGCCTGATTACCTGGCGCCGCCGTTCTTCGCGCACGTGGTGCGCGCGGTGCGGCGTGCGGCGCCGCACGCGCGGCTGTCGGCGCTGCCGCTGGGGGCCACCTTCGATTACGAGCAGGCGCTGTCGGCGGGTACGGTCGACATCGTGATCGGCAACTGGCCCAACCCGCCTGAGCACCTGCATCTGTCGGTGCTGCTGGAAGACGAGGTGGTGTGCGTGGTGGCGCAGGACAGCGTGCATGCGCAGCCCGGCAAGTTTACGGCCCAGGCCTACCTGGGCGCCTCGCATATCGTGCCCACGCCATATTCGCGCGACCAGCGCGGCCTGGTCGATGCCGGCCTGAGCACCATGCGCGTGCACCGGGACAACCGCGTCAGCTGTCCCTACTTCAACCTGGCGCCCAGCCTGATCCCGGGCACCGACCTGATCCTGACCACCGCGCGCCATTTCGCCAACTACCATGCGCAGCATGTGCCGCTTGCGGTGCTGGAGCCGCCGATCGAGTTCCCGTTCATGCGCTTCTACCAGCTGTGGCACCCGTCGCGCCACCGCTCGGCCGCGCACGTCTGGCTGCGCGGCATGCTGACCGCCGCCTCGCAGGAGCTGCGCGACCTGCGCGATATGCGCCGCTAG
- the uraD gene encoding 2-oxo-4-hydroxy-4-carboxy-5-ureidoimidazoline decarboxylase → MSQPLDLASVNALDEAAFADAFGSVFEHFPQAAEGAWAQRPFASATALHGAMMDVVRKLDEPRQRDFLNLHPQLSARNIRAGTMTADSNAEQKSAGLDAMSAQQEAALDQLNADYQARHGFPFIICVRHYTREGIFAAFERRLGRSTQQELDEALAQIAAITRGRLAARLAG, encoded by the coding sequence ATGTCTCAACCACTCGACCTGGCGTCGGTCAACGCCCTGGACGAAGCGGCCTTTGCCGATGCCTTCGGCAGCGTGTTCGAACACTTTCCGCAGGCTGCCGAGGGCGCCTGGGCGCAGCGGCCGTTCGCATCGGCAACGGCGCTGCATGGCGCCATGATGGACGTGGTGCGCAAGCTTGACGAACCGCGCCAGCGCGATTTCCTGAACCTGCACCCGCAGCTGTCGGCACGCAATATCCGCGCGGGCACGATGACCGCCGATTCCAACGCCGAGCAGAAGAGCGCCGGCCTGGACGCGATGTCGGCGCAGCAAGAGGCCGCGCTGGACCAGCTTAACGCGGACTACCAGGCGCGCCATGGCTTCCCGTTCATCATCTGCGTGCGCCACTACACCCGCGAAGGCATCTTCGCCGCGTTCGAACGCCGGCTTGGCCGCAGCACGCAGCAGGAGCTTGATGAAGCGCTGGCACAGATCGCCGCGATCACGCGAGGGCGGCTGGCGGCGCGGCTGGCCGGTTGA
- a CDS encoding selenium-binding protein SBP56-related protein, whose amino-acid sequence MNMRPDPTFHASPELAISAPAESFAYTVLLSPDASQPDALAVIDAKPGSPTYSQVVHTVPMTNKGDELHHFGWNACSSSLSPLTGHAFLERRYLIIPGMRSSRLYIIDTKPHPTQARIHKIVEPDEIFRKTGYSRPHTVHCGPEGIYVSTLGGGGPDGTDGAPGIFIMDCETFDVLGRWEIDRGEQEKHYDFWWNLPRDYMVSSEWALPPQFENGLVPEDLLGNRYGHKLHFWDLRARRNVQTIDLGANHQMALEVRPAHDPIREYGFVGVVVDTTNLEGSIWTWWREDGKFHAEKTATIPPEAADASLLPPLLQGFGAVPPLVTDIDLSLDDKFLYVSCWGTGEMRQYDVTDPRKPRLSGSVHIGGIVRRTPHPNGKPFAGGPQMVEISRDGKRVYWTNSLYSTWDNQFYPDGIPGTQVMAHAGPDGGLTLADDYWVEFPEGYRAHQIRLEGGDCSTDSFCYPSVKA is encoded by the coding sequence ATGAACATGCGGCCAGATCCGACATTTCACGCCTCGCCGGAACTCGCGATCAGCGCACCAGCGGAATCATTTGCTTATACGGTGCTGCTAAGCCCCGACGCCTCGCAGCCAGACGCGCTCGCGGTGATCGACGCCAAACCCGGCTCGCCCACCTACAGCCAGGTGGTGCATACCGTGCCGATGACCAACAAGGGCGACGAGTTGCACCATTTCGGCTGGAATGCGTGCTCGTCGTCGTTGTCGCCGCTGACCGGCCACGCGTTTCTCGAACGGCGCTACCTGATCATTCCGGGCATGCGCTCTTCGCGCCTGTATATCATCGACACCAAGCCGCACCCGACCCAGGCACGGATCCACAAGATCGTTGAGCCGGACGAGATCTTCCGCAAGACCGGCTACTCCAGGCCCCATACCGTGCACTGCGGGCCGGAGGGCATCTACGTCAGCACGCTCGGGGGCGGTGGCCCGGATGGCACGGACGGCGCGCCCGGCATCTTCATCATGGACTGCGAGACCTTCGACGTGCTCGGCCGCTGGGAAATCGACCGCGGCGAACAGGAGAAGCACTACGACTTCTGGTGGAACCTGCCGCGCGACTACATGGTGTCGAGCGAATGGGCCCTGCCGCCGCAGTTCGAGAACGGTCTGGTGCCCGAGGACCTGCTGGGCAACCGCTACGGGCACAAGCTGCATTTCTGGGACCTGCGGGCGCGCCGCAACGTGCAGACCATCGACCTGGGCGCCAACCACCAGATGGCGCTGGAAGTCAGGCCTGCGCATGATCCGATCCGGGAATACGGCTTTGTTGGCGTGGTGGTCGATACCACCAACCTGGAGGGCTCGATCTGGACCTGGTGGCGCGAAGACGGCAAGTTCCACGCCGAGAAGACCGCAACCATCCCCCCCGAAGCCGCCGATGCAAGCCTGCTGCCGCCGCTGCTGCAGGGCTTCGGTGCCGTGCCGCCGCTGGTGACCGATATCGATCTGTCCCTCGACGACAAGTTCCTCTACGTGTCCTGCTGGGGCACCGGCGAAATGCGGCAGTACGACGTGACCGATCCGCGCAAGCCCAGGCTTTCTGGGTCGGTCCATATCGGCGGCATCGTCCGGCGCACGCCGCATCCCAACGGCAAGCCATTCGCCGGCGGCCCGCAGATGGTCGAGATCAGCCGCGACGGCAAGCGCGTCTACTGGACCAACTCGCTCTACTCCACCTGGGACAACCAGTTCTACCCAGACGGCATCCCCGGCACGCAAGTCATGGCGCATGCCGGCCCGGACGGCGGGCTGACGCTGGCCGATGACTACTGGGTCGAGTTTCCGGAAGGCTACCGCGCGCACCAGATCCGGCTGGAAGGCGGCGACTGCTCGACCGACTCGTTTTGCTATCCCTCGGTCAAGGCTTGA
- a CDS encoding PaaI family thioesterase gives MDAVKPQGEGDDEFCLDNPALESIGVRITRWRDDYVELELPLAPNMLNRSRVVHGGTICTLLDAATGYSGLYSAPGEAARHAVTLSLTSNFLSNGTGKLLTAKGMVDRRGRSIFFSRAEVWLDGELLVATGVATMKYLK, from the coding sequence ATGGATGCGGTGAAACCTCAAGGTGAGGGCGATGATGAGTTCTGCCTGGACAATCCGGCACTGGAGAGCATCGGTGTCAGGATCACCCGGTGGCGCGACGACTATGTGGAACTTGAGCTCCCGCTCGCGCCCAATATGCTCAACCGCAGCCGGGTGGTGCATGGCGGCACCATCTGCACCTTGCTCGACGCCGCCACTGGCTATTCGGGCCTTTACTCGGCGCCGGGCGAGGCCGCGCGCCATGCGGTCACGCTGTCGCTGACCTCGAACTTCCTGAGCAACGGCACGGGCAAGCTGCTGACCGCAAAGGGCATGGTCGACCGGCGCGGGCGCTCGATCTTCTTCTCGCGCGCAGAGGTGTGGCTGGATGGGGAGCTGCTGGTGGCAACCGGCGTCGCCACGATGAAGTACCTGAAGTAG